From the Bacteroidota bacterium genome, one window contains:
- the truB gene encoding tRNA pseudouridine(55) synthase TruB, with protein MDFVAGEVILIDKAKGWTSFDVVKKVRWLIKTKKVGHAGTLDPLATGLLILCSGKMTKTIDSIQAQEKEYLVEFRLGATTPSYDAEFDAENICDAAHITRDMIESAIIGFKGEISQLPPQFSAVKVDGQRAYAAARAGKTVDIKPRTITVYDYQLLDFHPQTVDSPARASARIRCSKGTYIRTLVHDLGQVLGVGAYILELRRTRIGDFRVEDAFTIEGLQAMLAQQV; from the coding sequence ATGGATTTTGTTGCCGGCGAAGTAATCTTGATCGACAAGGCCAAGGGCTGGACGTCGTTTGATGTCGTCAAGAAAGTGCGGTGGCTGATCAAAACCAAAAAAGTGGGCCATGCCGGCACGCTTGATCCCTTGGCCACCGGACTGCTGATTCTCTGTTCGGGCAAGATGACCAAAACGATCGACAGCATTCAGGCACAGGAAAAAGAATATCTGGTCGAATTCAGGCTAGGTGCCACCACACCAAGCTATGACGCCGAATTTGATGCGGAAAACATTTGTGACGCTGCGCACATCACCCGCGATATGATCGAATCCGCCATTATAGGATTCAAAGGCGAAATCAGTCAATTGCCACCGCAGTTTTCCGCGGTCAAAGTTGATGGTCAGCGCGCCTATGCAGCGGCACGTGCTGGTAAAACCGTCGACATCAAACCGCGCACCATTACCGTCTACGACTACCAATTGTTGGATTTTCATCCGCAAACGGTCGATTCCCCCGCACGGGCCTCGGCACGCATACGTTGCAGCAAGGGTACATACATCCGCACGCTCGTACATGACCTCGGGCAGGTGCTGGGCGTAGGAGCGTACATCCTCGAGTTGCGCCGCACGCGTATCGGTGACTTCCGCGTCGAAGACGCCTTCACCATCGAGGGTTTGCAGGCCATGCTTGCGCAGCAGGTTTAG